The genomic window TTTTCTTTCAACAATGCACAGTGCAGTTGGTATGTGGGTTTTACCTTTTTATCTTCTTGCTGCATTAACTGGACTTTTTTGGTCTTATGATTGGTACAACGCAGCATTATATAAAATAGCAGGAGTTGAAAAACCTCAAAGAAATATGCCTGCACAAATGAAAAATCCTCAACAAGGGGATAATTCACAAGGGCAAAGAGCACCTAGAAATAAAGATAATCAACGAGTTGATGGCGAAAAAGTTGAACAAATTCCAACTTCACAAAATATAGCTACTTTTGATGATTATCAAAAAGCAGTAGATTTATTTAATACAACTATTCAAATGAATTATTACACTGCATCGGTAAAATTTCCTCCAAAAGGAACAGTTTATAGTTTTAGTTATTTAATTGATAAATCAGACTACTTTAGGGAAGTGAATACATTAGAACTTGATATTAATTCAAATGAAGTAATAAAACATGATAAATTTGAAGATAAACCTTTAAATGAACAACTAATGAGAAGTATTTTACCTTTACACACAGGGGAATATTTTGGCCTTATTGGACAAATTGGTATGTTTTTAGCTTCAGCGCTTATGGCACTGTTTACAATAACTGGATTCATGTTATATATAAATAGACATAAAAAGAAAAGAAACAATCTAAATCATTAAAAAAGGGAGTGTTAGAAATTTTGTGTCAATCTGATAGAATTTATTCTAGAGGATTGAACAATGAATCAAATACTTATAACAGATGCACTTGAACAAATTAAAGCTAGTGAATTTGAACTTGATATTCCAAGAGACCGTAACGGCTCGTTTGAACCACAAATTGTAAAGAAACATCAAACTCATATCTCTGAGCAGATTGAAGAGAAAATACTTTCACTTTATGGACTTGGAAACAGTTATCAACAGATTGATGAACACATTGAAGAACTCTATGGTTTAGAGTTTTCTAAAGCTACAATTAGCCCAATAACTGGTAATGTGATAATAGCAACAATGTCCAGTGGAGGAACAAGTGGGAACATTTAAATACTCTGAAGAGATTAGATGTATCATCTACACCACCAATATTATTGAATCAGTTCACAGGCAGTTTAGAAAGCTTACAGCTTAGAGCGAACACTAAGTGTGAGAAAAACCAAAGGAGCTTTTCCAAATGAAAATAGTTCGCTCAAGATTCTCTATATGGGTATTCAAAACTCTTCTAAAAAATGGACTATGCCTATTTGGAATTGGTCTTTAACAATTTCACAGTTAGCAATATTATTTGAGGGCAGACTGGATGAATCTTTAAACTAATGACTTAAAAAGTGATTTTTGTTGTTCAAAAAATCCTAAGGGTTTGAGAGAATCTCTAAATTCTACTTCTTGAACACTTTTTGGAACAAATTACATCTCTTAAAAAGGCTATTAGGCTAATAAGTGAGATTTTCTGATTTTGTTCCAAAATTTAGGAGATTGTGAACTTAACGTCTCCCATTACTATTTGAATGCATAGGATATGTTGTTAGCTTCATAAGACAAGCCACAACATTAGCTATATAAAATCTAAAGTTAATATCAAACGCTTTTCATTGGCTATTAATCCTGGTGAACGGTGGACTAAGCCTGCATTTTCATTACCTTCCCAAAGTGTACCTTTGATTAATGCAACATCGCCACAATCTAGTTGTTGGATATCACTTTCACTTTGGTAAAGACCAGATTCACTGTCAGGCAAGCCGTCACAACCCCATCCCAGTTTTGTTTGATCAACCAGTTCATGCGGTAGCCATTGCGTAGCTATACCTTGATAGGTCGTCACAAGACGGCAAGGCACTTTGTCCACATGAAACTTAGGGCACATCGCTTTATCTAAAACTTTCAAACGCATACCTGCTTGTTTAAGTTCAAATAAATAACAAAACATATCCACAAGCAGAGCTATATCTTCGCTAACTTCAGTCATATTGTTATCAAAAGATTCGCTAATACGCGAAAGCGCATCTTCTGGTGTTAAGATCATTTCCTTTTGGAATGTAGGATTCAATGCTAAAAATTCTTTTACCAAAAATTGTTTCTGACGTCGCCAAATGGCTATATTGATCTCTTCTTTATAGATATCGCTCAAAACCGTTGGTTGTTTATCCTGAGACATATGTCGGAACATATATCCCTCTTGACTCCATTCCCTAGCAATATTAAGATTTTTTTTATTCATCATCATTTTTTCCTTTAATATTCATTAATGTTCATGTTCGTCTTCATGTTCATCAAGCATATTTCTAATTTTTTTATAGATATCTTTTGCATCTTTATTTGATAGTCTCTTTTCTTCAATCAGTTTTAAAACTTGATTTAATTCTTCAATAAAAGATGCAATATCTTTTTTTGCTTCAATAATCTCTTCTTCTTCATTTCCTTTTTCTATTTCTTCATTTAATTCATCTAAAAAAGCTTGTGATTCTGGTAGCATCACGTTAAATATTATACTTTCTAATTCTACTTTTATATTTTTCACTTATTTCCTTATTTTTAGTTGTTTTCATAGCCAAATTTAATTGATTCTTCCTCAATTTTCTTTTTAACTAGTTCATGATTCCAATAATGTCTTTTGGCAAAATTCTCAATCTCTATTTCTCTTTGTTCCAAAGTACAAAATATAAATATTCTTTTTAAAAATGGTTGAGGAATTTGTATTGCAAGCATTTGAAAATAGTTTTCTTTACAACTTTTAGAACAAAAAGCTTTACTCATAGGGATTTTTTTTCCACAGTAAGGACAATTTGACATTATTTTTCCTTTATTTAAAGTAGATGTCCTAGTTCCTCTTTTTTTGTTTTTAAATAGTTTTCATTAAACTTATTTGTTTTTGTAATTGCTGGTATTCTTTCAACTATTTCAATACCACATTTTTCAAAAAAACTGATTTTTTTAGGATTATTAGTAATTAATCTCATTTTTGTTATGCCTAAGTCTTTTAAAATATATTCAACTGCTTTATAATCTCTTTCATCTTCTTTAAAGCCTAGTTTTAAATTCGCTTCTACTGTGTTAAATCCATGGTCTTGAAGATTATAAGCATTTACTTTATTAACTAAACCTATATTTCTTCCCTCTTGTCTATGATATATTAGTAGACCACCATCTCTAGAAATAAGTTCTAATGCTAAATCCAATTGGTTATTACAATCACATTTTAAACTTCCAATCGCATCTCCTGTTAAACATTCACTATGAACTCTTACAAGTGGTGCTTCAATATCTTTAAAGTCTTTACTCATAATTGATAAATGTTCCTGACAACCATCTTTATAAGCTTTTATGTTAAAAACTCCATATTTTGTTGGTAAATTTGCAATTTCTGAACTAACAATTTTTTTTTGATTTTCTTTTTGTAAATATGATCTATAAAAACAAGATTTAGCGCCTGTATGACAAGCTGTATTGCCAATTTGTTCTACAATCACTAAAAGTGTATCTTCATCACAATCAACTCTTAAATCAATTAGTTTCTGAATATGACCACTCTCCTCACCCTTTTTCCAGATTCTGTTTTTACTTCTTGAGAAATAGTGAACAATTTTGGTTTCAATAGTCAAATCAAAAGCCTCTTTGTTCATATAACCCAACATTAATATCTCATTTGTTCCATATTCTTGGGCAATAACTGGAACTAATCCATTAGATTTTTTAAAATCAATTTCCATAATTTACTCTTTTTTATTTTTATAATTTAATTGTATTTTTGAAATCTTAGCAAATAAGATTTAAATGCAACTTAGTTGCATTTAAAAACTCTTTAGTTAAAATGCGCCAAATTAAAAGGAAAATCTAGTATGGAAAAATTTATTATAAACTCTGCATTAGATATGCATCTCCATTTAAGAGATGATGATATGCTCAAGCTTGTAGCACCCTTAACTTCAAAAAGTTTTGCAGGTGCACTTATTATGCCAAATCTTCTTCCCCCAATTACTACAAAAGAGGCTTTGTTATCATATAAGCAAAGAATAAAAGAAGCAACAAAAGAAGATATTTTTACTCCTTATGTGACAATATTTTTTCAAGTGGAGTATTCATACTCATTTTTAGAAGATATAAAAGATGAAATAATTGCGGTAAAACTTTATCCTTTTGGAGTAACAACAAACAGTGAAACAGGTGTATCTTCAATGGATGTTGAAATTTTAAGACCAACACTTGAATCAATGAGTAAATTAGGTATTCCTTTATGTGTACATGGAGAAACAAAAGGTTTTGTAATGGATAGAGAAAAAGAGTTTTTACCTATTTATGAATCTTTAGCTATAAATTTTCCAAATCTTAAAATAATTATGGAGCATATTTCAACAAAAGAAGCAATTACATTACTTGATAAATACGATAATTTATATGCAACAGTTACTATTCATCATTTACTTTTGACCCTTGATGATGTAGCAGGTGGAATGTTAAATCCCCATAATTTTTGCAAACCAATTGTAAAAAGATATGAAGATAGAGATGCTTTACAAGAAGTAGTATTACAAGCTCATCCTAAAATTATGTTTGGTTCAGATTCAGCTCCCCATCAAAAAGAGAATAAAGAGTGTCATCATGGAGCAGCGGGAGTATTTAATTCACCTATTGCTTTACAACTTTTAACTGAATTATTTGAAAAAAATGGAAAATTAGATAACTTAAATACTTTTGTAAGTTTAAATGCACAAAAAATTTATAATTTAAAACCTATTTCTAAGCCAATTACTCTAATTAAAAAAGATTTTATAGTTCCTGATGTTTATTCTTACAAAAACGAACAAGTAGTTCCAATGTTTGCAGGGAAAACTTTAGCTTGGAGTATAAAGTGATTATAAGAAAGAAATTTAAATTTGAAGGTGCTCATATAGTAAGAAATTGTTCAACAAAAAGGTGTAAAACATCAATTCATGGACACTCCTATGAAGTTGAAGTATTTTTTACTTCTAATAAATTAGACAATGGCTATATGGTTTTAGATTTTGGATTAACAAAAAAACATATTAAAAATATTATAGACTCTTTTGATCATGCTTACTCTTTATGGTCACAAGAAACTGATGAGTTTAAAAATTTTTTTAAAACAAATTCACTGCGTTGGATAGAGATGCCAGTATCTCCAAGTGCTGAAATCTATAGTTTGATGTTTTTAAAATTTATTGACCATATTTTAAAAAATACAAGTTTTTTTAATGGTGAAGGAGATGTTAAAGTATCATCTGTTCGAGTTCATGAAACAAAAACTGGTTATGCAGAAGCCTTTAGGGATGACATGGATTCAATTGAATTAGATATAAAAAAAGTTGTTTTTTCAGATGAAGTAGTAAATGAATGGAAAAATAAAAATGAATTATTAAAAATATTATCTATGTAAAGATAATTTTTATTTAAAATATAAAGGAAAAATTGTGATAGAAAAACCAAAAGATGTATTAGAACAATGGATGCAAGCCATAAATGATGGGAATGTTGAAAGTTTACTTAGCTTATATGATAATGATGCTGTGTTGATACCAACATTTTCAAATAGATTATTAAATACTGCAGATAAATTAAAAGATTATTTTGAAAAACTTGGAAATCGCGAAGACCTCAGTATTGCATTACATGAAAAAACATTAATAACTCAAGAGTTAGGAAATCAAATTTATTCATTGAGTGGTATTTATAATTGGCGTTTTGCAGTGGATGGAGAATTATTAAATTTTGAAGCAAGATTTAGTTATGTAATTGACCTTTCAAGACCAAATCCAATTTTACATCATCACTCATCTCAAATTCCTAGAATGTTATAAAAAATAAGAAGTAAAACTATAATTATAACTATAATTTTATGTGCGGTACTGTGCGAAAAGTATAATTTTTAAATTAATATTTATTTAACTATAACTGTACTTATAGGAAAATAACTATTACTTCACAAATCTTCTAATATATGAGATAAATAGTAAGTTCAATACAAAGGATTTATTATGAATGTAGGTTATGCAAGAGTTTCAACTTCAAGTCAAAATCTTGAGAATCAAATTAATCAACTCAAGCGTTCAGGCTGTGAAAAGATATTTTCAGAAAAAAGATCAGGAAAGAATGAAGTAGATCGCGAGCAATTTAAGATTATGATGGGCTTCGTAAGAGAATGTGTTGTACTTTATATTACAAAACTAGATAGATTAGCAAGGTCTGTAATAGACCTTCATAACATTGCAAAGTTTTTACAAAATAAAGATGTAAATCTCAAAGTATTACATCAAAACATTGATACGACATCTCCAGCCGGTAGACTGTTATTTACAATGTTAGGTGCTATTGCAGAGTTTGAACGTGATTTGATAAATGAACATGTTAGAGAAGGGATTGAAGCTGCAAAGAAAAAAGGTGTTCAGTTTGACTACTTCATTTAATCACTAGTTAAAATATCAAGTTTTATGATTTATCGTATATTTAGTACCTTTTCCTGTTGAACCTTCAACTTTTTTGATGCAAGCTTTTTCAAGTAAGTCTGCTAAGTCTCTTGATGCATTGGTTTCTGCTGTATTAGCAATTTTTACATATTTCTTCTTTGTTAAATCACCTTTAAAATTTTCATTACCTATATCTAGAAGTTTATTTAATACTTTAATTTGTCTTGCATTTAATTCATCACTCCTATGAGCATCCCAGAACTTTGTTTTATCAACAATGTATGATAGTTGTTTTTGGGCATCTAATAAAGCGTCATGTAGAGTTTTAAAAAACCATTCCATCCAATATGTAATATCTAAAGGCTCGTCTTTTTGAAATCTACCTGTTGTTTTGTCTAGTGCATTATAGTATCCAATTCTATCTTCATAGATACTCTTTGACATAGTATAAATTTTTGAAAAAGAAGATTTTTCTAGTTTGGATAAAACTCTATCTGTTAAAGCTCTAGTTATACGACCATTTCCATCATCAAAAGGGTGAATAATTACAAACCAAAGATGTGTAATTGCTGCTTTTTCTAAAGAACTAGGTGTTTCATTAAACCATTGGATAAAACTATTCATTTCTTGCTCTAATGTATCAAATGGTGGTGCTTCGTAATGAATCTTTTCATTTCCATAATCACCTGACACAACTTGCATAGAGCCATCGCCTCTGAATTGAGCTACTTTTATTTTAGAAAATCCACTGTAACCCTTTTCAAACATTGCATGATGCCAACCAAATATTTTTTCTAAATTTAAAGCTTGTCCATAATGTGTATTAGCATCAATTAATATTTCGACATAGTTGTCTTCTTTCCTAATAGCATTATAGTATTCATGAGATTCAAGTCCAAGTTTTTGTTTAATAGAAGATCGTACACTTTGTCTATTTAATATTTCTCCTTCAATTTGACAACTGGCTATTATCTCATTTTCAAGGGTACTAGCTAAAGAGTATTTTGTACTTTCTTGATCCATTAAAAGCATAAAAGCTTTTAGTTTACCTTGCTCATATGCAATATCTCTTAATATTAGTGATACTTTATCTTTATCATATTTAAAATTAGGATACTCTTCGTATTCCCAAATCCATTTTTGTTTTTTCATAGAATCATTTTAACTAAATTGGTATGAAAAAGCAACTTTTACATACCAAATAACGGTATGAAAAACTATATTTATCGTATCATTAACTCTACGAAATTAAAAAATCCATTATATTATGGACATGCTCCAAATCTCAATTCTATTTTGAACAAGCTTTCTGTTAGTAAAAGCTGCTCTAAAAGTAAGAGGTTTAGCAACTTTACGTTTGAAATGAGCCGATGAATTACCCACAGGGTAATTTATTGGCTCCACTGATTTATTAGCTATTTTAATCAAAATGATAATACACCGCAATACAGACATGAATTGCATATAAAAATTTGATTTAAAAAAAATCCTATTGCAAAACTAAAAAATCCTAGTATTAAATTTTGAACGGGTAAGCGATTGTTTTTCCTCTTCAACAAAAAAGCTGTAATCATAACCGTAAGAA from Arcobacter venerupis includes these protein-coding regions:
- a CDS encoding PepSY-associated TM helix domain-containing protein; this encodes MHKKIWFKIHWILGITAGIILLVVGISGATLSFEKEIIKFINKDTFVVSVPSEAKLSTKELLEKFQTNFPKAKINSISFSSDATASTTINIAGEGKDARRGITYYVNPYTAEVLPQIKGKDFFAFMLQLHRWLAFEGTMREVGKQIVAISTIALVILALSGIVVYWGRIKHSFFKSFTFKFKHKGRAFLSTMHSAVGMWVLPFYLLAALTGLFWSYDWYNAALYKIAGVEKPQRNMPAQMKNPQQGDNSQGQRAPRNKDNQRVDGEKVEQIPTSQNIATFDDYQKAVDLFNTTIQMNYYTASVKFPPKGTVYSFSYLIDKSDYFREVNTLELDINSNEVIKHDKFEDKPLNEQLMRSILPLHTGEYFGLIGQIGMFLASALMALFTITGFMLYINRHKKKRNNLNH
- a CDS encoding transposase; translation: MNQILITDALEQIKASEFELDIPRDRNGSFEPQIVKKHQTHISEQIEEKILSLYGLGNSYQQIDEHIEELYGLEFSKATISPITGNVIIATMSSGGTSGNI
- a CDS encoding DUF1826 domain-containing protein gives rise to the protein MMNKKNLNIAREWSQEGYMFRHMSQDKQPTVLSDIYKEEINIAIWRRQKQFLVKEFLALNPTFQKEMILTPEDALSRISESFDNNMTEVSEDIALLVDMFCYLFELKQAGMRLKVLDKAMCPKFHVDKVPCRLVTTYQGIATQWLPHELVDQTKLGWGCDGLPDSESGLYQSESDIQQLDCGDVALIKGTLWEGNENAGLVHRSPGLIANEKRLILTLDFI
- a CDS encoding double-stranded DNA repair protein Rad50; this encodes MKNIKVELESIIFNVMLPESQAFLDELNEEIEKGNEEEEIIEAKKDIASFIEELNQVLKLIEEKRLSNKDAKDIYKKIRNMLDEHEDEHEH
- a CDS encoding DUF2116 family Zn-ribbon domain-containing protein, with the protein product MSNCPYCGKKIPMSKAFCSKSCKENYFQMLAIQIPQPFLKRIFIFCTLEQREIEIENFAKRHYWNHELVKKKIEEESIKFGYENN
- the ribA gene encoding GTP cyclohydrolase II; this translates as MEIDFKKSNGLVPVIAQEYGTNEILMLGYMNKEAFDLTIETKIVHYFSRSKNRIWKKGEESGHIQKLIDLRVDCDEDTLLVIVEQIGNTACHTGAKSCFYRSYLQKENQKKIVSSEIANLPTKYGVFNIKAYKDGCQEHLSIMSKDFKDIEAPLVRVHSECLTGDAIGSLKCDCNNQLDLALELISRDGGLLIYHRQEGRNIGLVNKVNAYNLQDHGFNTVEANLKLGFKEDERDYKAVEYILKDLGITKMRLITNNPKKISFFEKCGIEIVERIPAITKTNKFNENYLKTKKEELGHLL
- the pyrC gene encoding dihydroorotase gives rise to the protein MEKFIINSALDMHLHLRDDDMLKLVAPLTSKSFAGALIMPNLLPPITTKEALLSYKQRIKEATKEDIFTPYVTIFFQVEYSYSFLEDIKDEIIAVKLYPFGVTTNSETGVSSMDVEILRPTLESMSKLGIPLCVHGETKGFVMDREKEFLPIYESLAINFPNLKIIMEHISTKEAITLLDKYDNLYATVTIHHLLLTLDDVAGGMLNPHNFCKPIVKRYEDRDALQEVVLQAHPKIMFGSDSAPHQKENKECHHGAAGVFNSPIALQLLTELFEKNGKLDNLNTFVSLNAQKIYNLKPISKPITLIKKDFIVPDVYSYKNEQVVPMFAGKTLAWSIK
- a CDS encoding 6-pyruvoyl trahydropterin synthase family protein; the protein is MIIRKKFKFEGAHIVRNCSTKRCKTSIHGHSYEVEVFFTSNKLDNGYMVLDFGLTKKHIKNIIDSFDHAYSLWSQETDEFKNFFKTNSLRWIEMPVSPSAEIYSLMFLKFIDHILKNTSFFNGEGDVKVSSVRVHETKTGYAEAFRDDMDSIELDIKKVVFSDEVVNEWKNKNELLKILSM
- a CDS encoding nuclear transport factor 2 family protein, which gives rise to MIEKPKDVLEQWMQAINDGNVESLLSLYDNDAVLIPTFSNRLLNTADKLKDYFEKLGNREDLSIALHEKTLITQELGNQIYSLSGIYNWRFAVDGELLNFEARFSYVIDLSRPNPILHHHSSQIPRML
- a CDS encoding recombinase family protein: MNVGYARVSTSSQNLENQINQLKRSGCEKIFSEKRSGKNEVDREQFKIMMGFVRECVVLYITKLDRLARSVIDLHNIAKFLQNKDVNLKVLHQNIDTTSPAGRLLFTMLGAIAEFERDLINEHVREGIEAAKKKGVQFDYFI
- a CDS encoding Fic family protein, giving the protein MKKQKWIWEYEEYPNFKYDKDKVSLILRDIAYEQGKLKAFMLLMDQESTKYSLASTLENEIIASCQIEGEILNRQSVRSSIKQKLGLESHEYYNAIRKEDNYVEILIDANTHYGQALNLEKIFGWHHAMFEKGYSGFSKIKVAQFRGDGSMQVVSGDYGNEKIHYEAPPFDTLEQEMNSFIQWFNETPSSLEKAAITHLWFVIIHPFDDGNGRITRALTDRVLSKLEKSSFSKIYTMSKSIYEDRIGYYNALDKTTGRFQKDEPLDITYWMEWFFKTLHDALLDAQKQLSYIVDKTKFWDAHRSDELNARQIKVLNKLLDIGNENFKGDLTKKKYVKIANTAETNASRDLADLLEKACIKKVEGSTGKGTKYTINHKT